One part of the Solanum dulcamara chromosome 3, daSolDulc1.2, whole genome shotgun sequence genome encodes these proteins:
- the LOC129883077 gene encoding acylamino-acid-releasing enzyme-like isoform X2, with amino-acid sequence MFECSFYSFCSPRFNFYVQNELSYPKILSKPRRSLRKRRKVLNLVVLIATLQMENSGASLFKDTPVGLNEISEEEYFSQSTLLKEFTEIPTIEKAWTLKTNCGGSQVMFSISQPNLLENKKRRYASFSHISKERDDFVQFHWDAFPIEMGTASLMVPSPSGSKLLVVRNAENDSPTCFEIWSSSQVEREFHVPSSIHGSVYSDGWFEGISWNSDETLIAYIAEEPVSAKPTFTYFGYEKGDCPDKDCNSWKGQGDWEEGWGEAYDGKRLPKLFVINISSGEVRAVDGIEKSLSVGQVIWAPSSKNSIQNLVFVGWPSEMRKFGIKYCTNRPCSLYVVRAPCFRYEPRQSGPDGKFLVFLSSKSAVDSGAHNATDSLHRIDWSIDTESRSHNKIVDVVPVVMCAEDGSFPGLYCSNILSNPWLSDGRTMILSSAWGSTLFVLTVDILSGNVSRISPSTSEFSWDVLTLDGDNIIAVCSSPINVPEIKYGYLVENAYDNTKWNWLDISSPITKCSEKVRSLLSSKEFCTMPIPVRDASENLTKGASKPYEAIFASSKSKKHDACDPLIVVLHGGPQCVSLSSFSKSSAFLCSLGFSLLIVSYRGSLGFGEEAVQSLPGRVGSQDVNDVLASIDHVIGMGFADPDKIAAVGISHGGFLTTHLIGQAPDKFAAAAARNPVCNLALMVGTTDIPDWCYFEAFGSEAKSNFTAATSAEHLALLYNKSPISHISKVKTPTLMLLGAKDLRVPITDGLQYARALKEKGVEVKVMMFPDDIHELDRPRTDFESFLNIGVWFKKYCS; translated from the exons ATGTTTGAATGCTCTTTCTATAGTTTCTGTTCGCCAAGATTTAATTTTTATGTTCAGAATGAATTGAGTTATCCTAAAATATTAAGCAAGCCAAGAAG GAGTTTAAGAAAGCGAAGAAAAGTTTTGAATCTTGTTGTCTTAATCGCAACTCTGCAAATGGAAAATTCTGGAGCAAGCCTTTTCAAAGATACTCCTGTTGGTTTAAATGAAATTTCAGAGGAAGAATACTTTTCTCAATCTACATTACTCAAAGAGTTCACTGAAATCCCAACAATTGAAAAGGCATGGACTTTGAAAACTAACTGTG GAGGTTCACAGGTTATGTTCTCAATTAGTCAACCTAATCTCCTGGAGAATAAGAAGAGGAGATATGCATCATTTAGTCACATTTCCAAAGAAAGAGATGATTTTGTACAATTTCATTGGGATGCTTTCCCTATTGAGATGGGGACAGCATCTTTGATGGTTCCATCTCCATCAGGTTCAAAGCTTCTTGTTGTTCGAAATGCTGAAAATGATTCCCCTACTTGCTTCGAGATTTGGAGTTCATCTCAGGTGGAAAGGGAGTTTCATGTTCCTTCATCTATCCATGGATCTGTATATTCCGATGGATG GTTCGAGGGGATTTCCTGGAATTCTGATGAAACTTTGATTGCTTATATTGCTGAAGAGCCTGTTTCTGCAAAACCAACATTTACATATTTTGGTTACGAGAAAGGGGATTGTCCAGATAAAGACTGCAATAGCTGGAAAGGTCAAGGAGATTGGGAAGAGGGCTGGGGCGAAGCATATGATGGGAAAAGGCTACCTAAGCTTTTTGTCATCAACATTAGCAG TGGAGAGGTACGCGCTGTAGATGGCATAGAAAAGTCACTAAGTGTAGGGCAAGTTATTTGGGCTCCATCATCAAAGAACTCAATACAAAATCTAGTTTTTGTTGGGTGGCCATCGGAGATGAGGAAGTTTGGTATCAAATACTGCACTAATAGGCCTTGTTCTTTATATGTTGTTAGAGCTCCTTGTTTTAGATACGAACCACGTCAATCTGG CCCAGATGGAAAATTCCTGGTGTTTTTATCTTCAAAAAGTGCTGTAGATTCTGGAGCACATAATGCAACAGATTCACTTCATAGAATTGATTGGTCCATTGATACAGAGTCACGCTCGCATAACAAAATTGTTGATGTG GTTCCCGTTGTGATGTGTGCTGAAGATGGAAGCTTCCCTGGGTTATACTGTTCAAATATTCTTAGTAACCCGTGGCTTTCTGATGGGCGCACTATGATTTTATCATCTGCCTGGGGCAGCACCCTATTTGTACTAACTGTGGATATCTTGAG TGGAAACGTATCACGAATCAGCCCGAGCACATCAGAGTTTTCATGGGATGTCCTTACGCTGGATGGTGACAATATAATTGCAG TTTGTAGCAGTCCAATTAATGTTCCTGAAATCAAGTATGGTTATCTTGTCGAGAATGCCTACGACAACACCAAATGGAATTGGCTAGATATCTCAAGCCCCATAACCAAATGCTCGGAAAAG GTGAGGTCTTTGTTGTCATCCAAGGAGTTTTGTACAATGCCGATTCCTGTCAGAGACGCCTCTGAGAATCTCACAAAAG GTGCAAGCAAACCTTATGAAGCTATTTTTGCATCCTCCAAATCTAAGAAGCACGATGCATGTGACCCACTGATTGTAGTCCTTCATGGGGGTCCTCAGTGTGTGTCATTGTCAAGCTTCTCAAAGTCTTCAGCTTTTCTTTGCTCACTTGGATTTAGCTTACTTATTGTAAGTTATAG AGGTTCCTTGGGATTTGGTGAGGAAGCAGTTCAATCTCTTCCAGGGAGGGTGGGTTCACAG GACGTTAACGATGTACTTGCTTCCATAGACCATGTCATTGGTATGGGATTTGCTGATCCGGACAAAATTGCTGCTGTTGGCATTTCCCATGGTGGATTTTTGACGACACACTTGATAGGCCAG GCACCAGACAAGTTTGCTGCTGCAGCTGCTAGGAACCCAGTCTGCAACCTTGCTCTAATGGTTGGTACAACTGATATACCTGATTGGTGCTATTTTGAGGCATTTGGAAGTGAAGCAAAATCAAACTTTACAGCAGCAACTTCAGCTGAGCACCTTGCTCTATTGTACAACAAGTCACCAATTTCACATATATCCAAG GTTAAAACTCCCACACTCATGCTTTTAGGTGCTAAGGACCTTCGTGTACCCATTACTGATGGATTACAG TATGCAAGAGCATTGAAGGAGAAAGGCGTAGAAGTTAAGGTGATGATGTTTCCTGATGACATACACGAACTCGACAG ACCGCGAACGGACTTTGAAAGCTTTCTTAACATTGGAGTGTGGTTTAAGAAGTATTGCTCATAA
- the LOC129883077 gene encoding acylamino-acid-releasing enzyme-like isoform X1, producing MFECSFYSFCSPRFNFYVQNELSYPKILSKPRRSLRKRRKVLNLVVLIATLQMENSGASLFKDTPVGLNEISEEEYFSQSTLLKEFTEIPTIEKAWTLKTNCGGSQVMFSISQPNLLENKKRRYASFSHISKERDDFVQFHWDAFPIEMGTASLMVPSPSGSKLLVVRNAENDSPTCFEIWSSSQVEREFHVPSSIHGSVYSDGWFEGISWNSDETLIAYIAEEPVSAKPTFTYFGYEKGDCPDKDCNSWKGQGDWEEGWGEAYDGKRLPKLFVINISSGEVRAVDGIEKSLSVGQVIWAPSSKNSIQNLVFVGWPSEMRKFGIKYCTNRPCSLYVVRAPCFRYEPRQSGTDTKLSAVVLTESISSTFFPRFSPDGKFLVFLSSKSAVDSGAHNATDSLHRIDWSIDTESRSHNKIVDVVPVVMCAEDGSFPGLYCSNILSNPWLSDGRTMILSSAWGSTLFVLTVDILSGNVSRISPSTSEFSWDVLTLDGDNIIAVCSSPINVPEIKYGYLVENAYDNTKWNWLDISSPITKCSEKVRSLLSSKEFCTMPIPVRDASENLTKGASKPYEAIFASSKSKKHDACDPLIVVLHGGPQCVSLSSFSKSSAFLCSLGFSLLIVSYRGSLGFGEEAVQSLPGRVGSQDVNDVLASIDHVIGMGFADPDKIAAVGISHGGFLTTHLIGQAPDKFAAAAARNPVCNLALMVGTTDIPDWCYFEAFGSEAKSNFTAATSAEHLALLYNKSPISHISKVKTPTLMLLGAKDLRVPITDGLQYARALKEKGVEVKVMMFPDDIHELDRPRTDFESFLNIGVWFKKYCS from the exons ATGTTTGAATGCTCTTTCTATAGTTTCTGTTCGCCAAGATTTAATTTTTATGTTCAGAATGAATTGAGTTATCCTAAAATATTAAGCAAGCCAAGAAG GAGTTTAAGAAAGCGAAGAAAAGTTTTGAATCTTGTTGTCTTAATCGCAACTCTGCAAATGGAAAATTCTGGAGCAAGCCTTTTCAAAGATACTCCTGTTGGTTTAAATGAAATTTCAGAGGAAGAATACTTTTCTCAATCTACATTACTCAAAGAGTTCACTGAAATCCCAACAATTGAAAAGGCATGGACTTTGAAAACTAACTGTG GAGGTTCACAGGTTATGTTCTCAATTAGTCAACCTAATCTCCTGGAGAATAAGAAGAGGAGATATGCATCATTTAGTCACATTTCCAAAGAAAGAGATGATTTTGTACAATTTCATTGGGATGCTTTCCCTATTGAGATGGGGACAGCATCTTTGATGGTTCCATCTCCATCAGGTTCAAAGCTTCTTGTTGTTCGAAATGCTGAAAATGATTCCCCTACTTGCTTCGAGATTTGGAGTTCATCTCAGGTGGAAAGGGAGTTTCATGTTCCTTCATCTATCCATGGATCTGTATATTCCGATGGATG GTTCGAGGGGATTTCCTGGAATTCTGATGAAACTTTGATTGCTTATATTGCTGAAGAGCCTGTTTCTGCAAAACCAACATTTACATATTTTGGTTACGAGAAAGGGGATTGTCCAGATAAAGACTGCAATAGCTGGAAAGGTCAAGGAGATTGGGAAGAGGGCTGGGGCGAAGCATATGATGGGAAAAGGCTACCTAAGCTTTTTGTCATCAACATTAGCAG TGGAGAGGTACGCGCTGTAGATGGCATAGAAAAGTCACTAAGTGTAGGGCAAGTTATTTGGGCTCCATCATCAAAGAACTCAATACAAAATCTAGTTTTTGTTGGGTGGCCATCGGAGATGAGGAAGTTTGGTATCAAATACTGCACTAATAGGCCTTGTTCTTTATATGTTGTTAGAGCTCCTTGTTTTAGATACGAACCACGTCAATCTGG AACGGATACAAAACTATCAGCAGTTGTGCTGACAGAAAGCATAAGTAGTACATTCTTCCCTCGTTTTAG CCCAGATGGAAAATTCCTGGTGTTTTTATCTTCAAAAAGTGCTGTAGATTCTGGAGCACATAATGCAACAGATTCACTTCATAGAATTGATTGGTCCATTGATACAGAGTCACGCTCGCATAACAAAATTGTTGATGTG GTTCCCGTTGTGATGTGTGCTGAAGATGGAAGCTTCCCTGGGTTATACTGTTCAAATATTCTTAGTAACCCGTGGCTTTCTGATGGGCGCACTATGATTTTATCATCTGCCTGGGGCAGCACCCTATTTGTACTAACTGTGGATATCTTGAG TGGAAACGTATCACGAATCAGCCCGAGCACATCAGAGTTTTCATGGGATGTCCTTACGCTGGATGGTGACAATATAATTGCAG TTTGTAGCAGTCCAATTAATGTTCCTGAAATCAAGTATGGTTATCTTGTCGAGAATGCCTACGACAACACCAAATGGAATTGGCTAGATATCTCAAGCCCCATAACCAAATGCTCGGAAAAG GTGAGGTCTTTGTTGTCATCCAAGGAGTTTTGTACAATGCCGATTCCTGTCAGAGACGCCTCTGAGAATCTCACAAAAG GTGCAAGCAAACCTTATGAAGCTATTTTTGCATCCTCCAAATCTAAGAAGCACGATGCATGTGACCCACTGATTGTAGTCCTTCATGGGGGTCCTCAGTGTGTGTCATTGTCAAGCTTCTCAAAGTCTTCAGCTTTTCTTTGCTCACTTGGATTTAGCTTACTTATTGTAAGTTATAG AGGTTCCTTGGGATTTGGTGAGGAAGCAGTTCAATCTCTTCCAGGGAGGGTGGGTTCACAG GACGTTAACGATGTACTTGCTTCCATAGACCATGTCATTGGTATGGGATTTGCTGATCCGGACAAAATTGCTGCTGTTGGCATTTCCCATGGTGGATTTTTGACGACACACTTGATAGGCCAG GCACCAGACAAGTTTGCTGCTGCAGCTGCTAGGAACCCAGTCTGCAACCTTGCTCTAATGGTTGGTACAACTGATATACCTGATTGGTGCTATTTTGAGGCATTTGGAAGTGAAGCAAAATCAAACTTTACAGCAGCAACTTCAGCTGAGCACCTTGCTCTATTGTACAACAAGTCACCAATTTCACATATATCCAAG GTTAAAACTCCCACACTCATGCTTTTAGGTGCTAAGGACCTTCGTGTACCCATTACTGATGGATTACAG TATGCAAGAGCATTGAAGGAGAAAGGCGTAGAAGTTAAGGTGATGATGTTTCCTGATGACATACACGAACTCGACAG ACCGCGAACGGACTTTGAAAGCTTTCTTAACATTGGAGTGTGGTTTAAGAAGTATTGCTCATAA
- the LOC129883077 gene encoding acylamino-acid-releasing enzyme-like isoform X3, with translation MSLRKRRKVLNLVVLIATLQMENSGASLFKDTPVGLNEISEEEYFSQSTLLKEFTEIPTIEKAWTLKTNCGGSQVMFSISQPNLLENKKRRYASFSHISKERDDFVQFHWDAFPIEMGTASLMVPSPSGSKLLVVRNAENDSPTCFEIWSSSQVEREFHVPSSIHGSVYSDGWFEGISWNSDETLIAYIAEEPVSAKPTFTYFGYEKGDCPDKDCNSWKGQGDWEEGWGEAYDGKRLPKLFVINISSGEVRAVDGIEKSLSVGQVIWAPSSKNSIQNLVFVGWPSEMRKFGIKYCTNRPCSLYVVRAPCFRYEPRQSGTDTKLSAVVLTESISSTFFPRFSPDGKFLVFLSSKSAVDSGAHNATDSLHRIDWSIDTESRSHNKIVDVVPVVMCAEDGSFPGLYCSNILSNPWLSDGRTMILSSAWGSTLFVLTVDILSGNVSRISPSTSEFSWDVLTLDGDNIIAVCSSPINVPEIKYGYLVENAYDNTKWNWLDISSPITKCSEKVRSLLSSKEFCTMPIPVRDASENLTKGASKPYEAIFASSKSKKHDACDPLIVVLHGGPQCVSLSSFSKSSAFLCSLGFSLLIVSYRGSLGFGEEAVQSLPGRVGSQDVNDVLASIDHVIGMGFADPDKIAAVGISHGGFLTTHLIGQAPDKFAAAAARNPVCNLALMVGTTDIPDWCYFEAFGSEAKSNFTAATSAEHLALLYNKSPISHISKVKTPTLMLLGAKDLRVPITDGLQYARALKEKGVEVKVMMFPDDIHELDRPRTDFESFLNIGVWFKKYCS, from the exons AT GAGTTTAAGAAAGCGAAGAAAAGTTTTGAATCTTGTTGTCTTAATCGCAACTCTGCAAATGGAAAATTCTGGAGCAAGCCTTTTCAAAGATACTCCTGTTGGTTTAAATGAAATTTCAGAGGAAGAATACTTTTCTCAATCTACATTACTCAAAGAGTTCACTGAAATCCCAACAATTGAAAAGGCATGGACTTTGAAAACTAACTGTG GAGGTTCACAGGTTATGTTCTCAATTAGTCAACCTAATCTCCTGGAGAATAAGAAGAGGAGATATGCATCATTTAGTCACATTTCCAAAGAAAGAGATGATTTTGTACAATTTCATTGGGATGCTTTCCCTATTGAGATGGGGACAGCATCTTTGATGGTTCCATCTCCATCAGGTTCAAAGCTTCTTGTTGTTCGAAATGCTGAAAATGATTCCCCTACTTGCTTCGAGATTTGGAGTTCATCTCAGGTGGAAAGGGAGTTTCATGTTCCTTCATCTATCCATGGATCTGTATATTCCGATGGATG GTTCGAGGGGATTTCCTGGAATTCTGATGAAACTTTGATTGCTTATATTGCTGAAGAGCCTGTTTCTGCAAAACCAACATTTACATATTTTGGTTACGAGAAAGGGGATTGTCCAGATAAAGACTGCAATAGCTGGAAAGGTCAAGGAGATTGGGAAGAGGGCTGGGGCGAAGCATATGATGGGAAAAGGCTACCTAAGCTTTTTGTCATCAACATTAGCAG TGGAGAGGTACGCGCTGTAGATGGCATAGAAAAGTCACTAAGTGTAGGGCAAGTTATTTGGGCTCCATCATCAAAGAACTCAATACAAAATCTAGTTTTTGTTGGGTGGCCATCGGAGATGAGGAAGTTTGGTATCAAATACTGCACTAATAGGCCTTGTTCTTTATATGTTGTTAGAGCTCCTTGTTTTAGATACGAACCACGTCAATCTGG AACGGATACAAAACTATCAGCAGTTGTGCTGACAGAAAGCATAAGTAGTACATTCTTCCCTCGTTTTAG CCCAGATGGAAAATTCCTGGTGTTTTTATCTTCAAAAAGTGCTGTAGATTCTGGAGCACATAATGCAACAGATTCACTTCATAGAATTGATTGGTCCATTGATACAGAGTCACGCTCGCATAACAAAATTGTTGATGTG GTTCCCGTTGTGATGTGTGCTGAAGATGGAAGCTTCCCTGGGTTATACTGTTCAAATATTCTTAGTAACCCGTGGCTTTCTGATGGGCGCACTATGATTTTATCATCTGCCTGGGGCAGCACCCTATTTGTACTAACTGTGGATATCTTGAG TGGAAACGTATCACGAATCAGCCCGAGCACATCAGAGTTTTCATGGGATGTCCTTACGCTGGATGGTGACAATATAATTGCAG TTTGTAGCAGTCCAATTAATGTTCCTGAAATCAAGTATGGTTATCTTGTCGAGAATGCCTACGACAACACCAAATGGAATTGGCTAGATATCTCAAGCCCCATAACCAAATGCTCGGAAAAG GTGAGGTCTTTGTTGTCATCCAAGGAGTTTTGTACAATGCCGATTCCTGTCAGAGACGCCTCTGAGAATCTCACAAAAG GTGCAAGCAAACCTTATGAAGCTATTTTTGCATCCTCCAAATCTAAGAAGCACGATGCATGTGACCCACTGATTGTAGTCCTTCATGGGGGTCCTCAGTGTGTGTCATTGTCAAGCTTCTCAAAGTCTTCAGCTTTTCTTTGCTCACTTGGATTTAGCTTACTTATTGTAAGTTATAG AGGTTCCTTGGGATTTGGTGAGGAAGCAGTTCAATCTCTTCCAGGGAGGGTGGGTTCACAG GACGTTAACGATGTACTTGCTTCCATAGACCATGTCATTGGTATGGGATTTGCTGATCCGGACAAAATTGCTGCTGTTGGCATTTCCCATGGTGGATTTTTGACGACACACTTGATAGGCCAG GCACCAGACAAGTTTGCTGCTGCAGCTGCTAGGAACCCAGTCTGCAACCTTGCTCTAATGGTTGGTACAACTGATATACCTGATTGGTGCTATTTTGAGGCATTTGGAAGTGAAGCAAAATCAAACTTTACAGCAGCAACTTCAGCTGAGCACCTTGCTCTATTGTACAACAAGTCACCAATTTCACATATATCCAAG GTTAAAACTCCCACACTCATGCTTTTAGGTGCTAAGGACCTTCGTGTACCCATTACTGATGGATTACAG TATGCAAGAGCATTGAAGGAGAAAGGCGTAGAAGTTAAGGTGATGATGTTTCCTGATGACATACACGAACTCGACAG ACCGCGAACGGACTTTGAAAGCTTTCTTAACATTGGAGTGTGGTTTAAGAAGTATTGCTCATAA
- the LOC129883077 gene encoding acylamino-acid-releasing enzyme-like isoform X4 — protein MFECSFYSFCSPRFNFYVQNELSYPKILSKPRRSLRKRRKVLNLVVLIATLQMENSGASLFKDTPVGLNEISEEEYFSQSTLLKEFTEIPTIEKAWTLKTNCGGSQVMFSISQPNLLENKKRRYASFSHISKERDDFVQFHWDAFPIEMGTASLMVPSPSGSKLLVVRNAENDSPTCFEIWSSSQVEREFHVPSSIHGSVYSDGWFEGISWNSDETLIAYIAEEPVSAKPTFTYFGYEKGDCPDKDCNSWKGQGDWEEGWGEAYDGKRLPKLFVINISSGEVRAVDGIEKSLSVGQVIWAPSSKNSIQNLVFVGWPSEMRKFGIKYCTNRPCSLYVVRAPCFRYEPRQSGTDTKLSAVVLTESISSTFFPRFSPDGKFLVFLSSKSAVDSGAHNATDSLHRIDWSIDTESRSHNKIVDVVPVVMCAEDGSFPGLYCSNILSNPWLSDGRTMILSSAWGSTLFVLTVDILSGNVSRISPSTSEFSWDVLTLDGDNIIAVCSSPINVPEIKYGYLVENAYDNTKWNWLDISSPITKCSEKVRSLLSSKEFCTMPIPVRDASENLTKGASKPYEAIFASSKSKKHDACDPLIVVLHGGPQCVSLSSFSKSSAFLCSLGFSLLIVSYRGSLGFGEEAVQSLPGRVGSQDVNDVLASIDHVIGMGFADPDKIAAVGISHGGFLTTHLIGQVG, from the exons ATGTTTGAATGCTCTTTCTATAGTTTCTGTTCGCCAAGATTTAATTTTTATGTTCAGAATGAATTGAGTTATCCTAAAATATTAAGCAAGCCAAGAAG GAGTTTAAGAAAGCGAAGAAAAGTTTTGAATCTTGTTGTCTTAATCGCAACTCTGCAAATGGAAAATTCTGGAGCAAGCCTTTTCAAAGATACTCCTGTTGGTTTAAATGAAATTTCAGAGGAAGAATACTTTTCTCAATCTACATTACTCAAAGAGTTCACTGAAATCCCAACAATTGAAAAGGCATGGACTTTGAAAACTAACTGTG GAGGTTCACAGGTTATGTTCTCAATTAGTCAACCTAATCTCCTGGAGAATAAGAAGAGGAGATATGCATCATTTAGTCACATTTCCAAAGAAAGAGATGATTTTGTACAATTTCATTGGGATGCTTTCCCTATTGAGATGGGGACAGCATCTTTGATGGTTCCATCTCCATCAGGTTCAAAGCTTCTTGTTGTTCGAAATGCTGAAAATGATTCCCCTACTTGCTTCGAGATTTGGAGTTCATCTCAGGTGGAAAGGGAGTTTCATGTTCCTTCATCTATCCATGGATCTGTATATTCCGATGGATG GTTCGAGGGGATTTCCTGGAATTCTGATGAAACTTTGATTGCTTATATTGCTGAAGAGCCTGTTTCTGCAAAACCAACATTTACATATTTTGGTTACGAGAAAGGGGATTGTCCAGATAAAGACTGCAATAGCTGGAAAGGTCAAGGAGATTGGGAAGAGGGCTGGGGCGAAGCATATGATGGGAAAAGGCTACCTAAGCTTTTTGTCATCAACATTAGCAG TGGAGAGGTACGCGCTGTAGATGGCATAGAAAAGTCACTAAGTGTAGGGCAAGTTATTTGGGCTCCATCATCAAAGAACTCAATACAAAATCTAGTTTTTGTTGGGTGGCCATCGGAGATGAGGAAGTTTGGTATCAAATACTGCACTAATAGGCCTTGTTCTTTATATGTTGTTAGAGCTCCTTGTTTTAGATACGAACCACGTCAATCTGG AACGGATACAAAACTATCAGCAGTTGTGCTGACAGAAAGCATAAGTAGTACATTCTTCCCTCGTTTTAG CCCAGATGGAAAATTCCTGGTGTTTTTATCTTCAAAAAGTGCTGTAGATTCTGGAGCACATAATGCAACAGATTCACTTCATAGAATTGATTGGTCCATTGATACAGAGTCACGCTCGCATAACAAAATTGTTGATGTG GTTCCCGTTGTGATGTGTGCTGAAGATGGAAGCTTCCCTGGGTTATACTGTTCAAATATTCTTAGTAACCCGTGGCTTTCTGATGGGCGCACTATGATTTTATCATCTGCCTGGGGCAGCACCCTATTTGTACTAACTGTGGATATCTTGAG TGGAAACGTATCACGAATCAGCCCGAGCACATCAGAGTTTTCATGGGATGTCCTTACGCTGGATGGTGACAATATAATTGCAG TTTGTAGCAGTCCAATTAATGTTCCTGAAATCAAGTATGGTTATCTTGTCGAGAATGCCTACGACAACACCAAATGGAATTGGCTAGATATCTCAAGCCCCATAACCAAATGCTCGGAAAAG GTGAGGTCTTTGTTGTCATCCAAGGAGTTTTGTACAATGCCGATTCCTGTCAGAGACGCCTCTGAGAATCTCACAAAAG GTGCAAGCAAACCTTATGAAGCTATTTTTGCATCCTCCAAATCTAAGAAGCACGATGCATGTGACCCACTGATTGTAGTCCTTCATGGGGGTCCTCAGTGTGTGTCATTGTCAAGCTTCTCAAAGTCTTCAGCTTTTCTTTGCTCACTTGGATTTAGCTTACTTATTGTAAGTTATAG AGGTTCCTTGGGATTTGGTGAGGAAGCAGTTCAATCTCTTCCAGGGAGGGTGGGTTCACAG GACGTTAACGATGTACTTGCTTCCATAGACCATGTCATTGGTATGGGATTTGCTGATCCGGACAAAATTGCTGCTGTTGGCATTTCCCATGGTGGATTTTTGACGACACACTTGATAGGCCAGGTCGGATAG